Proteins encoded together in one Catellatospora citrea window:
- a CDS encoding GNAT family N-acetyltransferase, producing MLTHPLTGTAEMRALEPHYAGQFAAFIERHREHLAPWLPWAATLTDEPQTRAWLQRYADDAARDGGRIYGIWLDGELVGGTLFRTFDTRFRTAEIGVWLAPHAQGRGLITQAAQHMIAWAVDERGINRVEWRTVPGNTRSIACAKRLGMTLDGVLREAFPYRGENHDAHVYSLLAAEWRERGRQ from the coding sequence GTGCTGACCCACCCCCTCACCGGCACCGCCGAGATGCGTGCCCTGGAGCCTCACTACGCGGGGCAGTTCGCGGCTTTCATCGAGCGGCACCGCGAGCACCTCGCACCGTGGCTGCCCTGGGCCGCCACCCTCACCGACGAGCCGCAGACCCGAGCCTGGCTGCAGCGATACGCCGACGACGCCGCCCGCGACGGCGGCCGCATCTACGGGATCTGGCTCGACGGCGAGCTGGTCGGCGGCACGCTGTTCCGCACCTTCGACACCCGCTTCCGGACCGCCGAGATCGGGGTGTGGCTCGCTCCGCACGCCCAGGGGCGAGGTCTGATCACGCAGGCCGCCCAACACATGATCGCCTGGGCGGTGGACGAGCGCGGCATCAACCGCGTCGAGTGGCGCACCGTGCCCGGCAACACCCGCAGCATCGCCTGCGCCAAGCGGCTGGGCATGACCCTCGACGGCGTGCTGCGCGAAGCCTTCCCCTACCGCGGCGAGAACCACGACGCCCACGTCTACTCACTGCTCGCCGCCGAGTGGCGGGAGCGGGGCCGCCAGTAG
- a CDS encoding SigE family RNA polymerase sigma factor: MFTEFATARTPALIRVAYLLTGDQHAAEDLVQSALAKTYARWGSLRHRDPEGYVRTVMYREQVSWWRRLGRIRESVASTPADVAVPDPSTHTDLRVTMRAALRLLSPAQRTVVVLRYYEDLTETQVADILGCSVGTVRSRTSRAVSRLREVLPAAELVLETTP, translated from the coding sequence GTGTTCACGGAGTTCGCCACGGCGCGCACGCCGGCGCTGATCAGGGTGGCCTACCTGCTCACCGGTGACCAGCACGCCGCGGAGGACCTGGTCCAGTCGGCGCTCGCCAAGACGTACGCCCGATGGGGCTCGCTGCGGCACCGGGATCCCGAGGGCTACGTGCGCACCGTGATGTACCGGGAGCAGGTGAGCTGGTGGCGACGGCTCGGCCGGATCCGCGAATCGGTCGCGTCCACCCCGGCCGACGTGGCCGTGCCGGACCCGAGCACCCATACCGACCTGCGCGTGACGATGCGCGCCGCGCTGCGCCTGCTCTCCCCGGCACAGCGCACCGTCGTGGTGCTGCGCTACTACGAGGATCTGACGGAGACCCAGGTCGCCGACATCCTCGGCTGCTCGGTCGGCACCGTGCGCAGCCGGACATCCCGAGCCGTCAGCCGCCTGCGGGAAGTGCTGCCCGCCGCGGAACTCGTGTTGGAGACGACGCCATGA
- a CDS encoding class I SAM-dependent methyltransferase has translation MTTPFDDYERRLWQGRASAYRRSFATLCGHTAPALLDAAGVGARTRLLDVGTGTGTVAALAAARGALVTAIDAEQSMVDAARRQAPAADVRLGVLPDLPLDDHCFDVTVGNFVVNHVGDPAAAAAELRRVTRPGGRVAVSVWPAPAPPLQQLWGSLAAACELRRPDSAPTVAEELNFTRDEAGLAGLLRGAGLEEVSAYTVTWVHRADPEDWWAGPANGMGVLGAMLSALSGAEIAAVKAQYDQIVAPHLDGSGRLALPTAALIAAGQVP, from the coding sequence GTGACGACACCCTTCGACGACTACGAGCGCCGCCTGTGGCAGGGCCGCGCCTCGGCGTACCGGCGCAGCTTCGCCACCCTGTGCGGGCACACCGCTCCCGCACTGCTCGACGCGGCCGGCGTCGGCGCGCGGACGCGGCTGCTGGACGTCGGCACCGGAACCGGCACCGTCGCGGCGCTCGCGGCGGCCCGTGGCGCACTGGTCACCGCGATCGACGCCGAGCAGAGCATGGTCGACGCGGCCCGCCGCCAGGCGCCCGCCGCCGACGTGCGCCTCGGCGTGCTGCCGGACCTGCCGCTCGACGATCACTGCTTCGACGTCACCGTGGGCAACTTCGTCGTCAACCACGTCGGCGACCCCGCCGCGGCAGCCGCGGAGCTGCGGCGGGTCACCCGCCCTGGCGGCCGGGTCGCGGTGAGCGTATGGCCCGCTCCCGCACCGCCGCTGCAGCAGCTCTGGGGCTCCCTGGCGGCAGCCTGCGAGCTGCGCCGCCCGGACTCCGCACCAACGGTCGCCGAGGAGCTGAACTTCACCCGCGACGAGGCCGGCCTGGCCGGCCTGCTGCGCGGTGCGGGGCTGGAGGAGGTCTCGGCGTACACCGTCACCTGGGTCCACCGGGCCGACCCCGAGGACTGGTGGGCCGGGCCCGCCAACGGCATGGGCGTGCTCGGCGCGATGCTGAGCGCCCTGAGCGGCGCCGAGATCGCCGCGGTCAAGGCGCAGTACGACCAGATCGTGGCGCCCCACCTGGACGGGAGCGGCCGGCTGGCGCTGCCCACCGCCGCGTTGATCGCCGCCGGCCAGGTGCCCTGA
- a CDS encoding G5 domain-containing protein encodes MTHQTPGNPHPAPWPAAPKTGFLAGLGPGQKVGLFLGIGFVSIVLACCGGTAFLGAISGSPDAEPTRPVAAAVPSGAAATAGVAAEGLTVSPSPEAALVEPTPAEPVASPTPVQPVVEKRTVTQTKTIAHGVKRVNDSTLAKGTTRVKTQGVNGTRKITYTVTLTDGVETSRVQVRDEVVKQPVTEVILVGTKVAATSSCDKNYSGCVPIASDVDCAGGSGNGPKYVRGPIRVIGSDIYDLDSDNDGVACE; translated from the coding sequence ATGACGCATCAGACCCCCGGCAACCCCCACCCGGCGCCCTGGCCCGCCGCCCCCAAGACCGGCTTCCTGGCCGGCCTCGGCCCCGGGCAGAAGGTCGGCCTCTTCCTCGGCATCGGCTTCGTGAGCATCGTCCTGGCCTGCTGCGGCGGCACCGCCTTCCTCGGCGCGATCAGCGGATCGCCCGACGCGGAGCCCACCCGGCCCGTGGCGGCCGCGGTGCCGTCCGGCGCGGCGGCGACGGCGGGTGTGGCAGCGGAGGGCCTCACCGTCTCGCCGTCCCCCGAGGCCGCGCTCGTCGAGCCCACCCCGGCGGAGCCGGTGGCCTCGCCCACCCCCGTGCAGCCGGTGGTCGAGAAGCGCACCGTCACGCAGACCAAGACGATCGCGCACGGGGTGAAGCGGGTCAACGACTCCACCCTGGCCAAGGGCACGACCCGGGTGAAGACCCAGGGCGTGAACGGAACCAGGAAGATCACCTACACGGTGACGCTGACCGACGGCGTGGAGACCTCCCGGGTCCAGGTCCGCGACGAGGTCGTCAAGCAGCCGGTCACCGAGGTGATCCTGGTCGGCACGAAGGTGGCGGCCACCTCGTCGTGCGACAAGAACTACAGCGGCTGCGTGCCGATCGCCTCGGATGTCGACTGCGCCGGCGGCAGCGGCAACGGCCCCAAGTACGTCCGCGGTCCGATCAGGGTGATCGGCTCGGACATCTACGACCTGGACAGCGACAACGACGGCGTCGCCTGCGAGTGA
- a CDS encoding TetR/AcrR family transcriptional regulator: MPARGDHDARRRDVSQAVWEVLAAGGFGGLTLRAVAARMGASTGLLTHYFPSKKALMRYALEVAHEHTQVLDRFPAEGEGLPGLRAALLDVMPLTPEGAARNRVWVSFWDAALGDDELAAAELRRYERWRGMLRPHVDAALRRGQLPADADPDDVVATAAGFGHGLVVQALFDPARFPPQRQVKLVDDFVALLAR, from the coding sequence GTGCCCGCACGGGGTGACCATGACGCCCGGCGCCGCGACGTGTCGCAGGCGGTCTGGGAGGTGCTCGCGGCCGGTGGCTTCGGTGGACTGACCCTGCGGGCGGTCGCCGCGCGCATGGGCGCCTCCACCGGGCTGCTCACGCATTACTTCCCCAGCAAGAAGGCGCTCATGCGGTATGCGCTGGAGGTCGCGCACGAGCACACCCAGGTTCTCGACCGCTTCCCGGCCGAGGGCGAAGGCCTGCCCGGCCTGCGGGCCGCGCTGCTGGACGTGATGCCGCTGACGCCGGAGGGCGCCGCGCGCAACAGGGTGTGGGTCAGCTTCTGGGACGCCGCGCTGGGCGACGACGAGCTGGCCGCGGCCGAGCTGCGCCGTTATGAACGGTGGCGGGGCATGCTGCGCCCACACGTCGACGCGGCGCTTCGGCGGGGACAGCTGCCCGCTGACGCCGACCCCGACGATGTCGTGGCCACCGCGGCCGGGTTCGGGCACGGCCTGGTGGTGCAGGCCCTCTTCGATCCGGCCCGGTTCCCGCCGCAGCGGCAGGTCAAGCTCGTCGACGACTTCGTCGCGCTGCTGGCGCGCTGA